A window of Bacteroidota bacterium genomic DNA:
CTCCCCGAGGTCCACGCCGCCTTCGTCCCGGTCGAAGAAGCCGTCCGCTCAGGCGATGCGGCTGCCGTCCAGGCCGCCGTCGACGAAGCCTTCCGCACAACACCGAAGATCTCGATCGACTACGGCGTGATGGAGCCCGCCGCGCCGGGCATGAACACCTGGGTCGTCCCCGGCTCGTTCGGCTGGAGCGACGTGGGGGACTGGCGCGCCGTCTACGATGTCCGCGAGAAGGACCAGGCCGGCAACGCGGTCGAGGGCGACGTGATCGTCCACAACACGAGCCGGTCCTACGTGCGCGCCAAGGGCAAGCTGATCGTCCTCGTCGGTGTGCAGGACCTCGCGGTCGTCGACGCGGGCGACGCCCTGCTGGTGTGCAAGATGGACGCGACGCAGCAGGTGAAGAACATCGTGGACTACCTCGGCTCGCACGGCCTGGAAGAGTACGTCTGACCCGGCACGGCTCCCCGGTTTCGGCGCCCGGCTTCCTGGACGAGGCTGGGCGCTTTGCGTTACGGCACCCATGCGAGGGCCTTAACCGTTTCGTCACAAAAAGACGCACATCCGGGTGCAACCATCCAGAGACAGTGACGTAGCAGTCGGCAAGTGACCAGGCGGTCACCTAGTGACCTGACGTTCACATTCTACGCCACTCGATGGAAGCTGCTGCCCTCTCCCGCCGGGACCGCGAGCGCCTCGCTCGCCGCACCGACATCCTCGCCGCCGCCCGCGCCGTCTTCGCCGAGCATGGCTACGAGCAGGCCACGCTCGACGAGATCGCCGAGCGTGCCGAGTTCGGGAAAGGGACCCTCTACAACTACTTCCCCGACGGCAAGGAAGAACTCTTCTTCACGCTTTTCGAAGAGGTCGTCGTCGACGGGATCCGCCGCGTGATCGACGCGTCGTTTCCCGACGCCGAGCCGCTGGACACGCCGCAGGCTGCCCGGAACGCCTTCCACGGCCTGATCGAAGGGCTGCTGACGCACTTCGAGGTCAACCGCGAGTCGATGATGATCTTCATGAAGGAGGGCCACCGGATGGTCGTCTCGGCGGACCGGAACGAGGCGGCCGCCCTGCACTGGCTGGGCATCATGGAGGCCGTGCAGCGCCCCGTCGAGGCCGCGATGGCGCACGGTGCGCTCCGCGCGCTCCCGGCCCACCCCATTGCCCACCTCATCATGAGCAACGTGCGCGGCGTCATCATGGCCGAGGTCGACGCCGAGTGCGACCCGTCGGGGACGTTCGAGGCGCGCCCGCTCGGCTCCCCGACCGAGACGGCGGACTTCATCACGTCAGTTCTTTTCGACGGCCTACTGCCCCGCGACTAAACGCTGTCACCCCAGCTTCTTATGCTGACGCATCCAACGCCCAGCACCATGCGCTTCCTCCTCCTGCCCCTCCTCCTCGTGGCCCTCTCGGCGCAGGCGCAGACGCCCGTCTCCGCCCGCACCGGTGCCGCGCCCGCGCCTACCGACAACGGGACCGAAGGCTCCGCCGCAGGCGTGCTTTCGCTCTCGCTCGAAGAGGCGATCCAGGTCGCGCTCGAGCGGAACTACGCTGTCCGCACGGCCGCGCTCGATGTCGCCACGGCGCAGGCGCAGGTCCGCGAGGCGTGGGGGCAGGTCCTGCCCAGCGCCGACGTGTCGAGCTCGTACACGCGCAACCTCGTCCAGGCCAACCCCTTCGCGGGGTCCGACGCGGGCGGGTTCTTCGACAGCTTCGGCGCGATCAGTTGGCTGGCGTTCAACGAAGGGGCGCGCACCGACGGCGACCCGGCGACCGAGCCGATCACCTTCGGCGAGTTCCGAGACCGCCAGAACCAGGGCTTTGCCGATGCCGGGATCGTTCAAAACGAGAACGACAACCCGTTCGGCGTCGCCAACCAGTTCCAGAACACGCTCTCGATCTCGCAGACGCTCTACAACGGGAGCGCGTTCGCGGCCATCCGGGGGGCGCAGAGCCTGAAAGACATCAACCAGGCCGCCCTCACCCAGCAGCAGCAAACCGCTATCGACCAGACGCGGCAGCTCTACTACGGGGCGCTTCTGGCGCAGGAGCAGGTCGGGGTCGTCCGGGCGAGCGTAGCGCGGACGCAGGCAACGCTCGGCGAGACGGCCCGCCGCGTGGCGCAGGGCGTGCTCCCGAAGTTCGAGCGGCTCACGGCCGAGGTCGAGGTCTCGAACCAGCAGACAGCGCTCATCGAGGCCCAGAACGGCGCGGCCCTCGCCCGGAACAACCTGCTCTTCGCGCTCGGCCTGCCGGTGAACCAGGAGGTCGCGCTCGCCGGCGACCTCGACCTGCCGCGCGACACGTTCTTCGACACCGTCTCGCTGGACGACGCCGTGGCGACGGCCCTCGAGCGGCGCCCCGACCTCGAGCAGGCCCGCCTGGCGATTGAACTGCAGAAGGTCAACCGAGGCATCACGCAGTCCGAGTACTTCCCGAGCCTGAGCGCGTTCGCCAACCTGAGCTACATCGGCAACGTCCCCGACGACCGCACCTCGGTTCTCCAGGGCAACGACCCGAACGACCCCTTCGCCGTCACGAGCGCCTCGCGCGGGTTCTTCGACGAGAGCTACTGGGACCCGAACGTTTCGGTCGGGGTGCAGCTTTCGTGGAACCTATTCAACGGCTTCCAGACGAGCCGCCGCGTGCAGCAGCGCACGATCGAGGTGCAGAAGGCCGAGATCGCGCTCGAACAGGGCGTGCAGGGCGCGGTGCTCGAAGTGGAGCAGGCGCTCCGTAACCTCGCCTCGTCGCGCCAGCGGATCGCCGGGCAGCAGCAGACCGTCGAGACGGCGCAGGTGGCCTACGACTTCGCCGCCGAGCGTCTCGGGACCGGCCTCGCCACGCAGATTGATGTCCGCCTCGCCTCGACCCAGCTCGACCAGGCCCAGCTCGGCTACCTCCAGGCCGCCTTCGACTACCTCGTCGCCCGCAGCGCGCTCCAGCGCGCCGTTGGCGTCGTCCTCCCCGAACCCATCGGCACGAGCGAATTCACCCTGACCTCCATCGAATGACCGGGACGCCCCCAAACCGTGTACGGGCGGGTCTGAGACCCGCTCCTGCGTTCGCATCACCGCCGCTCCTGAACCCATGACCTACTCTCTGTCCAGCACCCTTGCTCGCCTTTCTTGCGGCTACCGCCTCGCCGCCCTCGCGCTGCTGATCCCGATGCTCTTCCTCCTCGCCGCCTGCGGTGGCGACGCCGAGGACCCGGAGGCCGGCGCGCCAGAGGCCGAGGGCGAAGCCGCCGAGATGGTCGCTCCGGCGACGCCCGTCGAGGTCGTCCAGATCGAGGCGGGCACCTTCCGCGACGTGATCGAACTGACGGGCACCGTCGAGGCCCCGGACGACGCGACGCTCTCGGCCGAGGCCGGTGGGACGCTCGTCGCGCTCGCCCCGCTCGGGACGCGCGTCGGGCGCGGTGGGGCTGTCGCCCAGGTCAACGCGACGCTGAACCGGGCGGTCGTGGCGCAGGCCGAAGCCGCGCTCGAGGCGGCCGAGGCACAGGCGGCGCTCGCCGAGGACCAGTACCGCCGCCAGGAGCCGCTCCTGGCCGACTCCATCATCTCAGCAGCCGAGTTCGAGGGCGTCCGCACGCAGCAGGCGGCGGCGCGGGCAGGTGTGGCGCAGGCGCGGGCGGCGCTCGCCCAGGCGCGCGAGCAGCTCGCCAACACCCGCGTCTCGGCCCCGTTCACCGGGACCGTCGAGCAGCACTTCGTCGAGCGCGGCGAGCAGGTCGCGCCGGGGACGCCCGTGGCCCGGCTCGTCTCGACAAGCACGGTCGAGATCGCAGCCGGGGTGCCGGAGCGCTACGCCAACGACATCCGGCAGGGGACGCCGGTCCGCATCGTACCGACGGCCTACGGCCTCGGCGAGACAGCGGGCGAGGTTACGTTCGTCGGCAGCGCCATCAACGCGCAGAACCGGACCTTCCCCATCGAGGTCGCGATTGACAACCGGGACCGGACGCTCAAGCCAGCGATGATCGCCCGGCTGTACGTCACGCGGTCGGTCCTGGAGGATGTCCTCGCCGTGCCGCTGACGGCCATTGTCCGCGACGAGCGCGGGGCGAGCGTGTTCGTCGCCGTGCCTGAAGCCGACGGCTACGTCGCCGAAAACCGGGTCGTCGAGACCGGCGCGGCCTCGGGCGGGCGCGTTGTCATCGCGAGCGGGATCGCCTCGGGCGACCGCATCGTCGTGGCTGGGCAGACCCAGATCGCCACCGGCGACCGCCTCCGCATCACCGAGGTCGCCACGGCCGGCCTCGCCGCCTCGCTAGAATGACCGCCGCATGGGCGGGTTTGCCGTAAGGGCGGGTTTCGGACCCGCCCCTAGCGTCTGCCCGTCTCCACCGTCCGCCTACTACCACGCCTAAATCCTCGGCGTCATGAAAATCACCAACCTCGCCATCGGGAACCGCATCGCCGTCGTCGTGCTGACGGTGGTCCTCGTCGTGGGCGGCCTGATCGCCTACGTCTCGATCCCCAAAGAGGCCGAGCCCGAGATCGAGTTCGCCACGGTCGTCGTGACGACGGTCTACCCCGGGGCCAGCCCGGACGACATCGAGTCCATCCTCACGCAGGAGATCGAGCGCGAGGTCGTCTCGGTCGACGGCATCGACGACCTGCGGAGCATCTCGTCCGAGAGCGTCTCGACGGTCATCATCGAGTTCACGCCGGACGTGGACGTGGACAACGCCATCATCGACGTGCGCGAGGCCGTGGACCGCGCCAAAGTCGACTGGCCGGTCGAGGTCGAGGAGCCCATCGTCTCGGAGATCGACACGAGCGAGTTTCCGGTGATCACGGTCAACCTCGCGGCGAACTACTCGCTGGCCCAGCTCCGCGACGTGTCCGAAGACCTCCAGGACGAGATCGAGAGCGTCCCCGGCATCCTCGAAGTCGACCTCATCGGCGGGCTGACGCGCGAGGTGCAGGTGGACGTGGACCTCGCGGCGCTCCAGGGCTACAACCTCACCTTCGGCGACGTCATCGAGACCGTCCAGCGGGAGAACATCAACATCCCCGGCGGCTCGGTCGACGTGGACCGGCAGAACTACCTCGTCCGCGTCAACGGCGACCTCGACACGCCGGAGCAGATCAACGACCTCGTGATCGACGCGCCGGGCGGGCGGCCGATCTACGTCCGCGACGTGGCCGAGGCGCGGCTCGGCTTCCGCGAGCGCAGCACCTACGCCCGCCTCCAGGTCCTCCGCACCGAGGTCGAGGACGGCGAGTACGTCGTCAACCCCGACCCGGTCAACCTGAACGTGGTCTCGCTGAGCGTCAAGAAGCGCCCCGGCACCAACATCATCGAGGTCGTCGACCGCGTCCGCGAGACCGTCGCCGAGTACCCGCTTCCGGGCGGGACCGAAGTGACGTTCACGGGGGATTCGTCGGAGAACGTCGAGACGCTCGTGAGCGACCTCGAGAACAACATCATCTCGGGGCTGATCTTCGTCGTCCTCGTGCTGCTCTTCTTCCTCGGGGTGCGCAACGCGACGCTCGTCGGGCTCGCGATCCCGCTCTCGATGTTCCTCTCGTTCGTGATCTTCGCGGTGATGGGGCAGACGCTGAACTTCATCATCCTGTTCAGCCTGATTATCGCGCTCGGGATGATGGTCGACAACGCGGTCGTGATCATCGAGAACATCTACCGCTACCGCGAGATGGGCTACGGGCGCTGGGAGGCGGCGCGCCTCGGGACGGGCGAGGTCGGCCTCGCCGTCGCGGCTTCGACCGCGACGACGGTCGCGGCGTTCGCGCCGATGCTGCTCTGGCCGGGCATCATCGGCAAGTTCATGAGCTACATGCCGCTCACGCTCATCGTCGTGCTCTCGTCGAGCCTGTTCGTCGCGCTCGTGATCAACCCGGTCGTGACGGGGTACTTCATGCGGCTCGACGGCGAGGAGGCCCCGAAGCGGAGTCGCCGCTTCCGCCTCGGGGCAACCGCCGCGATCGTCTTTCTCGGGATTGTCCTCGCGCTCGCCAACTGGAAGACGTTCGTCGTCCTCGCCGTGGCGGTCCCGCTGCTGTATTTCCTCCAGACGCGCGTCCTGGGCCCGTTCTCCAAGCGGTTTCAGGAGGAGACCGTCCCGCGCCAGACCGCGCGCTACCGCGCCTTCCTGACGTGGATGCTGGAGCGCGACTACAGCGAGGACCGGGCGATGCTCCGCAACACGTTCGCGCTCAGCAGCTTCACGCTCGGCGCGCTCCTCCTCATCGGCGGGGCGATGCTGGGCGGCGTGAGCCAGCCGGCCTCCCTCCTCCTCCTCGTCCCCGGCGGCCTCCTCCTCGCTGTCGGCGCGCTCGGGATCCTCTTCCACGCGCTCGAAACGATCATGCTCGGGCGGATGGGGTCGGTCAAGGGCGGGGCCATCTTCGGCGCGGTCGTAGGCACCCTCTGCCTGCTCCTGTGGTTCGGAGGGCGGATCGAGGAGCCGATCATCATCCTGGAGCTGATGGCGCTCCCGGCGGTCATCGTCGTCTTCGGGCTGATCGGCGCGGCGGTTCTCGGAGACCGGACGCGGCTCGTCCTCACCGACAACCGGGCGCGGCTCTTGACGGCGACGCTCGCCGCGCTCGTCGCCATCTTCGGCCTCTTTGCCCTCGCCCCGACGGGCGTCGAGTTCTTCCCGCCCAACGACCCCAACTTCATCGAGGTCAACGTCGAGGCCCCGCTCGGAACCAACATCGAGGCGTCGAACGCGATTGCCAACGAGGCCTACAACCGGATCGAGCAGGTGCTCGCCGAGAACGACGCCAGCGAGGAGAACGTCAAGACCGTCCTCACGCGCGTCGGCGTCGGCGGCGACGTGCTCTTCGGCGGCGGCTCGGCCAGCCCCGAGTACAGCACGGTCACGCTCACGATGAAGGACTTCTCCGACCGCGCCGAGCCGAGCACGCTGACCATCCGCAAGATCCGCGAGCAGCTCCAGGGCATCCCCGGCACCTCGATTGAGATCGTCAAGGACCAGAACGGCCCGCCGACCGGGCGCCCGGTCAACATCGAGGTCGCGGGCGAGGACTTCGACCAGATCGTCAGCGTCTCGCAAGAGCTCAAGCAGCGCCTCGTCCGCGGCGCGACGGAGCTCGACCCCGAGACGGGCGAGCCGGTCCTCGCCGGCCTCGTCGACATCTCGGACGACCTCGACACGGGCCGCCCCCAGTTCCAGGTCGACGTCGACCGCGAGCGCGCGGCGCAGTTCGGGCTTTCGACGCGCCAGATCTCGCAGACCATCCAGGCTGCGATCAACGGCTTCGAGACGAGCACCTTCCGCACGGGCGAGGACGAGTACGACATCGTCGTCCGCCTCCGCAAGCAGGACCGCGAGAGCCTCGAAGCCCTCCGCAGCCTGACGATCCTCTACGAGGGCCAGCAGATCCCGCTCGTCTCGGTTGCCGACATCTCGATCGGCACCGGGCTGGGCAACATCACGCGGCTCGACCAGGAGCGCGTCGTGAGCGTCTCCGGCGGGGCCGCCGAGGGGGTCAACGGCAACGCGCTGCTCGGGACCGTCCAGGGCTACCTCGCCGACTACGTCGAGAACGAGGTCCCGCCCGGCATCACGATCCGCTACACCGGCGAGAGCGAAGACCAAGCCGAGAGCTTCGGCTTCCTCACGACGGCCCTCCTGATCGCGCTTGCGCTCATCACGATCATCCTGCTCTTGCAGTTCAACTCGGTCGGCAACACGCTCATCATCATGATCGCAACCGGGCTGTCCCTCATTGGCGTGATGCTTGGGCTGATCCTCACGCGGACGCCCTTCGGGCTGATGACGTTCATCGGGCTGATCTCGCTCGCCGGGATCGTGGTCAACAACGCGATCGTGCTCATCGACTACATCGAGCAACTCCGCAGCCGGGGGCTGGAGAAGCAGGAGGCCGTGATCGAGGGCGGGGCGACGCGCCTCCGGCCGGTGATTCTGACCGCGCTCACGACGGTGATCGGCCTCGTCCCCCTCACGTTCGGGCTGAACATCGACTTCGTCGGCCTCCTCACGGACCTCGACCCGGCCTTTGCCCTCGGCTCGGAGAACACGCAGTTCTGGGGACCGATGGGGACGGCGATCATCTCGGGCCTGACGTTTGCGACCTTCCTCACGCTCGTCATCGTCCCGGTGATGTATTCGACGTTCGACTCGCTGGCGACCCGGCTGTCGTCGTCCCGGGCGGAGCAGGCCACGCCAGACACCTCGGACGACGCGCTCGCGCCGGCGGGGACGCTCACGCCGGCCGCCGTCCCGGTCGCCGGACGCGGCGACGGCGGCCCGATGACCGAGAAGCCCACGACGCGGAGCTAACCCACTAACCTATTCTCGTCGTGACCCGGCTCTCGCTCCTGGAAGCACGACTCCGGCGCTGGTTCCGCCTCTTTCTCCCACTGTGGGTGAGCTGGGCCGTCACAGCCTTTGTGGCTGCCGAGTTGGTGGATGCGCAGCCTCCGGAGGCTCCGTGGTGGCACAGTGTCGTACTTCCCATTCTCGTGGGCGGTCTGGTCGCAGCGGGGGGCGCATGGCTGGAGACGGGCGTGCTGGCGCGGGCCGGGCGGCGCCTGCCGCTTGGCCTCACGCTTGCCCTGCGCACGGCGCTCTACGCCCTCGTCGTAGCCGCGGCCCTCGCCGTGATGATCGTGCGAGTGCTTCCCGCGCTGACGGGACTGCCCTTGAGCACGCTCATCGAGGACGTTGGTGTGGAGCAGACCATCCGGCGGTTCTGGTCCGTGCTCGTGCTGCTCGTGCTCGGCTCGTTCGTGATCAACCTCGCGCTGCAACTCCGCCGCGTGCTCGGCGGGGGCACGCTGTGGGCGCTGCTCGTGGGCCGCTACCTCCGCCCGACCCCGGAAGAGCGCCTCTTCATGTTCCTCGACCTGACCGACTCGACGGCGATTGCCGAGCGCCTCGGCCCGTTCCGGTTCACGGACTTCAAGAACGACTTCTTCGCCGACGTCGCCCAGCCAGTGCTGACGACCCGCGGCCAGATCTACCAGTACGTCGGCGACGAGGTGGTGATCACATGGCCGATGGCGCAGGGCCTCCGCGGCGGCGCGTTCCTTCGGTGCTTCTTTCTTCTCGAAGACCGGGTCCAGCGCCGCGCCGCGTACTACCAGGCGACCTATGGCTGCGTGCCTGCGTTCAAGGCGGGCTGCCACGGCGGCGAAGTCGTGACCGCGTTCATCGGGGACCTCAAGAGCGACCTCGCCTACTCGGGCGATGTCGTCAACACAGCGGCGCGGATCGAGGGCCAGTGCCGGCCGCTCGGGTACCGCTTGCTCATCTCCGACACGCTCCTGGAGCGCTGCCCGCTGCCCGACGGGCTGACGGCCGAGGAGGTCGGCACCGTCCTGCTTCGCGGAAAGGCTGAAGCCCTCCAACTCTACAGCATCAGTGGACCGAGACCGGAGCAGGCGTCGGAGCACGAACGGACTGCCGCCGTGCCTTCGGGGTAATTCGCTCGACGCAGGCCCGCGCGCTGCATTCTGTCTCTCACCTCTTTTCTCTGGCTTCTCATGAGCGCCTTCGTCCGCCTTCAGCACCTCCTCCCGCAGCACGGGCTGTCCCGCGCCGTGGGCCTCCTCGCGTCGTCCGAGGTGCCGTGGATTCGGGAGCCACTGATCCGCCTCTTCGCCAGCGTCTACGGTATCGATATGACCGAGGCTGAGCGTCCCGACCTCGCCAGCTACCGCTCGTTCAACGATTTCTTTACCCGCGCTCTCGTCTCCAGCGCCCGCCCCATCGACCCGGCATCGGACTCGGTCGTCAGCCCGGCCGACGGGGCGGTGAGCCAGACGGGAATCATCGAGCAGGGCGAGCTGATCCAGGCCAAAGGCATCCGCTACCCGTTCGGCGCGCTCGCCGACGTGTGCGCCGGTCCCGGCTTCGAGGGCGGGGCCTTCGTGACGGTCTACCTCTCGCCGAAGGACTACCACCGGGTCCACCTCCCGCTCGCCGGGCGGCTCGTGCGGACGGTCGCCGTCCCCGGCCGACTGTTCTCGGTCAACGCCACGACCGAGGCCGGGGTCGAGGGCCTGTTCGCCGTCAACGAGCGCTTGGTGATGGAGTTCGAGACCGACGCCGGCCGGATGCTCGTGGTGATGGTGGGAGCGATGATCGTGGCGAGCATCGAGACGGTGTGGCCCGGCCCACGCTCGCCGTACCAGACGAAGCAGGTAACCGAGCACGACCTCGCGTTCGAGAAGGGGGCCGAGATTGGACGGTTTCTCCTCGGCAGCAGCGTCGTCCTCGCCTTCGAGCAAGGCCGCGTCCGGCTCGACGAGGCGCTGGCCCCAGGCTTCGTCGTGCGGATGGGCGAGGCCGTCGGCTCGGAGGTCGCCGCCTGATTCTCCTGGGCGATAACGTTTCGATCACACCAGCGCACCTAACCCTGCTGTAGCGTACCATCCCCCAGGACCTACCCACGTGGCCGAACTCGCACTAGGCCGCCGCGTTGCAGCCGCTCAATCCGCCACCGCCTTGTCCATGCGTTTCGCTCTTCTGTGCGTGCTCGCGGCGATGCTTACCGCCTCGCCCGCCCGCGCTCAGTATCCCGCCCCCGCCGACTCCGTCGCGGCGACGCTGGACCCGGCTTCGGACGACGAAGCGAACCAGGCGTCCGACCCGGACCGGGTTCCGTACGAGACCGAGACGAACCTCGGTGCGCACGTCCTCGCGCTTCCGGCTACGGTCTGGGGTGGCGTGGCCTACCTCTTCCGCTCGCTCGTGCTCTACGCCGAGTACAGCGGCAATATCGAGCGCGCCGAGCGGCTGCTCCAGAACCGGCCGCCCGTCTACGCGCTCCCGACGCTGAGCGTGGGCGGGCGCGAGGGTCTCGCGGGCGGGCTGACGGTCTTCGCCACCGAGGGGCTACTCGGCGGGCAGCGCAGCGGGCGGATCGGCGGTTTCTACGCGGCCGACGGCTCATACGCTGCCTCCGGCCGGTTCAACGACGGGGGCCTCTTCGGCAGCCCGCTTCGCCTGCTCGTCAGCGGAGGCTACGAGCGCGATGCCGAGGAGCGCTTCTTCGCCCTCGGCAACGACAGCGACGACGACGAACTGATCGACTACGCCTTCGAGCAGGGCCTGGCCGGGATGGGGTTCGAGCTACCCGTCGGCGCGCACGTCCGCCTCGGGGCCGACGGCGAGTTCAAGCACTACGAGGTGACGAGCTTCGACGAGGAAGGCGGCACGCCCTTCCCCGCCGACAGCGTCGCCGGGTTCGGCGGGGCGGACTTCCTCTCGGCTGGGGCGACGTTCGTGCTCGACTTCAGCCGGGCCGGGGGGCTCTACGCCCCGCGCACGGTCGGCGGGACCGAACTGATCCTCGGGGTCCGCTACGGCACCGACGTCTCGGCGGCCCCCGCCGGCGGCCCGCTCGGCTACCTCCGCACCTCGGCCGAGGTGAGGCAGTTCGTCCCGGTTCCCTTCCTCGCCCCCGAGCGGCGGCTCGCGCTCCGCGCCCGCCTCGTCCGCGTCAACGCACCGGGCGGCGACACGGTGCCGTTCTACGAACTCGCCACACTCGGCGGGCCGGACGACCTGCGCGGCTTCCGCTTCGACCGCTTCCGCGACCAGGGCAGTCTGCTCGTCACCGCCGAGTACCGCTGGCCCATCTTCAACACCTTCGACGCCGTCCTCTTCACCGACGCCGGGCAGGTCTTCGACGACTTTGAGGAGATCGGCCTTGAGGAATTCCACTTCGACTTCGGCGGCGGCTTCCGCGTCTTCGGGGCCGGAGGCGTCGCCGCCCGCGTCGAACTCGCCTTCAGCCCCGAAGGCCCGCCGCGCCTGATCGCCCAAGTGGGAACCTCGTTCTGATGACGCACCGCACGCTCCTTCTCCTCCTCGTCCTCGGACTCGCCGGGTGCGCCGGCACGAAGCCCTACACGACGGGGCCGGTCAAGACGTTCGACCCGGACAACCGCGACATCTCGCGCCCGGCGGAGGCGCGCGAGAACCAGTACTGGGACCCCATCGACCGGACGTTCTTCTACCAAATCCAGAAGCCGCTCGACCTCAACTGGCTCGGTCGGAAAATCGGGCAAGGGCTGGGCCTCGTCGGGCCGAAGGAGGCGCAGAACGTCAACACGCTCGACGAGGTGCCGAACTCGTCGTGGTTCACGCAGCGGCACTTCTACTTCCCGATGTCCGAGGCCGAGCTCCGGCGCGGCCCGAACGTCACCGACGGGCCGGACCTCTCGGCGTGGACCGTGATCGCGGGCAAGAGCGAGGGCAAGACGAAGGGCTTTACGATCGAGGACGCGCGCGGCGACCGCTACGTCATCAAGTTCGACGGCCCGAACTTCCCCGAACTGACCTCCTCGGCCGAGGTCATCGCAACCAAGATCTACCACGCGGCGGGCTACTTCGTCCCCCAGAACACCGTCACCTACTTCGACCCGGCGATCCTGTCGCTTGGCCCCGAGGCCGAGGTCGAAGTCGAGGGCCGCGAGCGCCGGATGACCGACGCCGACCTCGCCGCGATCCTCGACCCGCAGCCGCGCCGCGCCGACGGGCGCATCCGGGCGATGGCGAGCAAGTACGTCGACGGCCGCCCCATCGGCATCTGGACCTTCCGGGGCACCAAGCGCGACGACCCCAACGACCGCGTCCGCCACGAGCACCGCCGCGAGCTGCGCGGCCTGTCGGTGCTCGGAAGCTGGATCAACGACGCCGACCGCCGCAACGCCAACACGCTCTCGGTCTACACGACGGACGTGCGCGCCGGTGCCGATGGCAGCCCCGACACGGCGCGCTACATCAAGCACTACGTCCTCGACATGGGGTCCACGCTCGGCGCGAACGGCTCGGGCACCCACGTCGTGCAGCACGGGCAGGAGTACCTCTTCGACCCGCGCACGATGGCCTACCAGACCGTCACCCTCGGCCTCGACCCAAAGCCGTGGGAGTTCCAGCCGCTGGAGATCAAGTACCCGTCGGTTGGCTACTTCACGGCGGAGTATTTCGAGCCGGAGGACTGGGTGATGGTCCACCCGAACCCGGCCTACGAGTACCGCACCGACCGCGACGGCTTCTGGGGCGCGAAGCGCGTCATGGCTTTCACCGAAGCCGAGGTCCGCGCGATCGTGGACGAGGGCCAGCTTACCAATCCAGAGGCTGAGGAGTACCTCGT
This region includes:
- a CDS encoding adenylate/guanylate cyclase domain-containing protein, which gives rise to MTRLSLLEARLRRWFRLFLPLWVSWAVTAFVAAELVDAQPPEAPWWHSVVLPILVGGLVAAGGAWLETGVLARAGRRLPLGLTLALRTALYALVVAAALAVMIVRVLPALTGLPLSTLIEDVGVEQTIRRFWSVLVLLVLGSFVINLALQLRRVLGGGTLWALLVGRYLRPTPEERLFMFLDLTDSTAIAERLGPFRFTDFKNDFFADVAQPVLTTRGQIYQYVGDEVVITWPMAQGLRGGAFLRCFFLLEDRVQRRAAYYQATYGCVPAFKAGCHGGEVVTAFIGDLKSDLAYSGDVVNTAARIEGQCRPLGYRLLISDTLLERCPLPDGLTAEEVGTVLLRGKAEALQLYSISGPRPEQASEHERTAAVPSG
- the asd gene encoding archaetidylserine decarboxylase (Phosphatidylserine decarboxylase is synthesized as a single chain precursor. Generation of the pyruvoyl active site from a Ser is coupled to cleavage of a Gly-Ser bond between the larger (beta) and smaller (alpha chains). It is an integral membrane protein.) — its product is MSAFVRLQHLLPQHGLSRAVGLLASSEVPWIREPLIRLFASVYGIDMTEAERPDLASYRSFNDFFTRALVSSARPIDPASDSVVSPADGAVSQTGIIEQGELIQAKGIRYPFGALADVCAGPGFEGGAFVTVYLSPKDYHRVHLPLAGRLVRTVAVPGRLFSVNATTEAGVEGLFAVNERLVMEFETDAGRMLVVMVGAMIVASIETVWPGPRSPYQTKQVTEHDLAFEKGAEIGRFLLGSSVVLAFEQGRVRLDEALAPGFVVRMGEAVGSEVAA
- a CDS encoding BamA/TamA family outer membrane protein gives rise to the protein MRFALLCVLAAMLTASPARAQYPAPADSVAATLDPASDDEANQASDPDRVPYETETNLGAHVLALPATVWGGVAYLFRSLVLYAEYSGNIERAERLLQNRPPVYALPTLSVGGREGLAGGLTVFATEGLLGGQRSGRIGGFYAADGSYAASGRFNDGGLFGSPLRLLVSGGYERDAEERFFALGNDSDDDELIDYAFEQGLAGMGFELPVGAHVRLGADGEFKHYEVTSFDEEGGTPFPADSVAGFGGADFLSAGATFVLDFSRAGGLYAPRTVGGTELILGVRYGTDVSAAPAGGPLGYLRTSAEVRQFVPVPFLAPERRLALRARLVRVNAPGGDTVPFYELATLGGPDDLRGFRFDRFRDQGSLLVTAEYRWPIFNTFDAVLFTDAGQVFDDFEEIGLEEFHFDFGGGFRVFGAGGVAARVELAFSPEGPPRLIAQVGTSF